The nucleotide sequence ACAGCAGGCGACCAGCAGCACGCGGACGTACTCCCGGGACGTCTCCGTCCCGAACTCTGTGTCCTCTGCCATGTTCAGGGCGGCGTGTTGGCCCTGCTTGTGCCGCGCGGTGAATAACGGTGACGCTCACCCAAACGGCTCTTTGGCCCTCCCGGCTCTGGAGCCAGGAGCGAGAGCGGTCGACCCGGAGTGGGACTTTTGCCCGCGCCGCCCCGAGGCCGGGTATGGACGCACACCTCCGGGCCGGCGTCGCCATCTACAACGCCGGGGGGTACCACGCCGCCCACGACGCCTGGGAGGACCACTGGCTCGACCTTGAGTCGGGCACCGCCGACGAGCGCTTTCTCCACGGCCTGATCCAGTTCACCGCGGCCGTCTACCACGCGACGGAGGGCAACGACTCGGGGGCGACCGGCCTCGCGGAAAGCGCCCGGGAGTACCTCGCGGACCTGTCCGACGACTACCGCGGGGTCAACGTCGCCGAGGTCCGCGAGTTCCTCGCAGCCCTCGCGGCCGACCCCGCCCTCCTCGACGACCGGGACCCGCTTTCGCTTCGCCACGGCGGCCAGCGACTCACGCCCGAGGACCTGGACCTGGAGGCGACCTGCGTCGCCGCCGCGGTGCTCGCCGAGGAGGAGGGCTACGACGAGGAGACTGT is from Salinirussus salinus and encodes:
- a CDS encoding DUF309 domain-containing protein, yielding MDAHLRAGVAIYNAGGYHAAHDAWEDHWLDLESGTADERFLHGLIQFTAAVYHATEGNDSGATGLAESAREYLADLSDDYRGVNVAEVREFLAALAADPALLDDRDPLSLRHGGQRLTPEDLDLEATCVAAAVLAEEEGYDEETVERAAAYARADAEGGATGSPFVPLVFDFVRDADNRGIIFQRLSEHVARRRSREDDVSGLFE